A window of the Salegentibacter mishustinae genome harbors these coding sequences:
- a CDS encoding competence/damage-inducible protein A — protein sequence MKAEIITIGDEILIGQIVDTNSAFIAKELNKIGISVKQISTVEDERSHILEALNEAKVRADIIIITGGLGPTKDDITKDCLCEFFEDKLVNNEEVLKHIEFLFEKYIDTPISDLNKKQALLPSKALALMNKFGTAPGMWFESEGKAYVSLPGVPFEMKALIEDEVIPRLQQNFKRPVILHKTVLTYGMGESAIAEKIEAWEDGLPPYIRLAYLPNLGRVRLRLTAKGDNEEHLKNSVESLISDLHSIIGDIIVGYEDDEPVEIQISRLLLKNKATISTAESCTGGRLGSLFATPPGASNYYKGSVVSYATSSKVDVLKIDKKLIEEHSVVSEEVAMAMAKNVREIFKTDYAISTTGNAGPTKGDSDADIGTVFIGIATPDKVYAKKFTFGNHRDKVIGKAVNKSIELIREELFEQIKTHP from the coding sequence ATGAAAGCAGAAATAATTACCATTGGAGATGAAATCCTTATTGGGCAGATCGTAGATACCAATTCAGCTTTTATCGCGAAAGAACTTAATAAAATCGGGATCTCGGTAAAGCAAATTTCTACCGTAGAGGATGAGAGAAGTCATATCCTGGAAGCTTTAAATGAGGCTAAAGTTCGAGCCGATATCATAATCATTACCGGTGGATTGGGCCCTACCAAAGACGATATTACCAAAGATTGTTTGTGTGAATTTTTTGAGGATAAACTCGTGAATAACGAGGAGGTGCTCAAACATATCGAATTTCTCTTTGAGAAATATATAGATACTCCAATTTCAGATCTCAATAAAAAACAAGCCTTGTTGCCTTCAAAAGCCCTGGCCCTGATGAATAAATTTGGGACCGCACCCGGAATGTGGTTTGAAAGTGAAGGCAAAGCTTATGTGTCTCTGCCTGGCGTTCCTTTTGAGATGAAAGCTTTAATTGAAGATGAGGTAATACCAAGGCTTCAGCAAAATTTTAAGCGTCCGGTAATTCTGCATAAAACCGTATTAACCTACGGGATGGGAGAGAGCGCCATTGCTGAAAAAATTGAAGCCTGGGAAGATGGCTTGCCGCCTTACATCAGGTTGGCATATTTGCCAAATTTGGGGCGCGTTCGTTTGCGCTTAACCGCTAAAGGCGATAATGAAGAACATCTAAAAAACAGTGTAGAAAGTCTTATTAGTGATCTTCATAGTATTATTGGCGACATCATCGTAGGTTACGAAGATGATGAACCGGTAGAAATTCAAATTTCAAGATTACTCTTAAAGAATAAAGCAACTATTTCTACAGCCGAAAGTTGCACAGGAGGAAGACTGGGTAGTTTATTTGCTACCCCACCGGGGGCTTCCAATTATTACAAAGGCAGTGTGGTGAGTTATGCCACGAGTTCTAAAGTAGATGTGCTGAAAATAGATAAGAAGTTGATCGAAGAACATTCTGTAGTGAGCGAAGAAGTAGCTATGGCTATGGCTAAAAATGTTCGGGAGATCTTTAAAACCGATTATGCGATCTCTACCACTGGAAATGCCGGCCCGACCAAGGGCGATAGCGATGCCGATATTGGTACTGTATTTATAGGAATTGCAACGCCGGATAAAGTTTATGCTAAAAAATTCACCTTTGGGAATCATCGTGATAAAGTGATTGGGAAAGCGGTAAATAAGAGTATTGAATTGATTAGGGAAGAACTGTTTGAGCAGATTAAAACGCATCCATAA
- the ftsY gene encoding signal recognition particle-docking protein FtsY, which translates to MSLFKKIFSKDKKENLDKGLEKSKTSFMSKMSKAVAGKSKVDEEVLDDLEDVLISSDLGVATTIKVINRIEERVARDKYLGTEELNKILREEIAGLLSETETGEAANIQLPDVKPYVIMVVGVNGVGKTTTIGKLAHQFKSAGKKVVLGAADTFRAAAIDQLQIWADRTDVPIVRQKMGSDPASVAFDTVQSAVKQDADVVLIDTAGRLHNKVNLMNELSKVKRVMQKVIPNAPHEVLLVLDGSTGQNAFEQAKQFTAATEVTSLAVTKLDGTAKGGVVIGISDQFQIPVKYIGVGEGIEDLQVFNKYEFVDSFFKQ; encoded by the coding sequence ATGAGTTTATTTAAAAAGATATTTTCAAAAGACAAAAAGGAAAACCTGGATAAAGGGCTGGAGAAATCCAAGACCAGCTTTATGTCTAAGATGAGTAAGGCTGTAGCCGGAAAATCTAAAGTAGATGAAGAGGTTTTAGATGATCTAGAAGATGTACTAATTAGTAGTGATCTTGGCGTGGCTACCACTATTAAAGTGATTAATAGAATTGAAGAACGCGTGGCTCGCGATAAATACCTGGGCACCGAGGAGCTTAACAAAATACTTCGCGAAGAGATTGCCGGGTTGCTTTCAGAAACCGAAACCGGGGAAGCCGCAAATATCCAGTTGCCAGATGTAAAACCATACGTAATTATGGTAGTTGGTGTAAATGGCGTAGGAAAAACCACGACCATTGGGAAACTTGCACATCAATTTAAAAGTGCCGGTAAAAAAGTAGTTTTAGGAGCTGCCGATACCTTTAGAGCAGCTGCCATAGACCAGTTGCAAATTTGGGCCGATAGAACCGATGTGCCAATAGTACGTCAAAAAATGGGAAGCGATCCGGCTTCCGTTGCTTTTGATACGGTGCAAAGTGCCGTAAAACAAGATGCCGATGTTGTGCTAATCGATACCGCCGGCAGGTTGCATAATAAGGTGAATTTAATGAACGAGCTCTCCAAGGTAAAACGTGTAATGCAAAAGGTGATTCCTAATGCGCCTCACGAAGTTTTATTGGTTTTAGATGGTTCTACAGGACAGAATGCTTTTGAGCAGGCAAAACAATTTACAGCGGCTACAGAAGTGACTTCACTGGCTGTTACAAAACTGGATGGAACGGCAAAAGGCGGTGTGGTAATTGGCATTAGCGACCAATTTCAAATTCCTGTGAAATATATTGGAGTAGGCGAAGGCATTGAAGACTTGCAGGTTTTTAATAAATATGAATTTGTAGATTCTTTCTTTAAACAATAA
- a CDS encoding DUF4295 domain-containing protein → MAKKSVASIQTGSKRLTKAIKMVKSPKSGAYTFVEQIMAPEDVNDFLKKK, encoded by the coding sequence ATGGCTAAGAAATCAGTAGCATCGATACAAACAGGGTCTAAGAGATTGACCAAAGCAATAAAAATGGTTAAATCTCCAAAGTCTGGTGCCTATACTTTTGTTGAACAAATTATGGCTCCGGAAGACGTGAACGACTTTTTGAAGAAAAAGTAA
- the rpmB gene encoding 50S ribosomal protein L28 — MSRVCELTGKRAMVGNNVSHAMNKTKRRFNANLVKKRFFIPEEDKWVTLKVSTSALKDINKKGISAVIKEAREKGFLKK; from the coding sequence ATGTCAAGAGTTTGTGAACTTACTGGTAAAAGAGCAATGGTTGGGAACAATGTTTCTCACGCTATGAACAAAACCAAACGTAGATTTAATGCCAATTTGGTAAAGAAACGTTTTTTTATTCCTGAGGAAGATAAATGGGTCACTTTAAAGGTATCTACATCTGCACTTAAAGATATTAATAAAAAAGGCATCTCTGCCGTAATTAAAGAGGCTAGAGAAAAAGGATTTTTGAAAAAATAA
- a CDS encoding aminotransferase class IV, producing MKLEKKYPSEVYLNGKWLKPDEAYVSVFDRAFMFGDGVYEVTPFYKGKAFKLKEHLKRLQYSLDQIQVTFDAFSLENLMYEALDRLNLNETDAAVYIQVSRGAAARSHFIPEKIETSILLYAFPVALEGFENKTWEVMATEDKRWHRCDIKSTALLANVMANEEAIAAGFAENLLVRKGYFTEGSHSSLFFVKYGVLHTHPEGPEILSGVTRAEVINICADLNIKVVEKAVHIDELVEVDEIFVTGTTTQIIPISSITHKNKKVYTARKDSITRKLQKVFIERTRK from the coding sequence ATGAAACTTGAAAAGAAGTATCCTTCGGAAGTTTATTTAAACGGAAAATGGCTAAAACCGGATGAAGCTTATGTTTCAGTTTTTGACCGGGCGTTTATGTTTGGTGATGGTGTTTATGAAGTTACACCATTTTATAAAGGCAAAGCATTTAAATTGAAAGAACACCTTAAACGCCTTCAATATTCCCTGGACCAAATACAGGTAACTTTTGATGCGTTTTCGTTAGAAAATTTGATGTATGAAGCCTTAGACCGCCTTAATCTAAATGAAACAGATGCTGCGGTTTATATCCAAGTAAGTAGGGGAGCTGCAGCCAGAAGTCATTTTATTCCCGAAAAGATTGAAACCAGCATTTTACTGTATGCTTTTCCCGTGGCTTTGGAAGGTTTTGAAAATAAGACCTGGGAAGTTATGGCTACTGAAGATAAGCGCTGGCATCGTTGTGATATTAAATCGACAGCGCTTCTGGCGAATGTGATGGCCAACGAAGAAGCTATTGCTGCCGGTTTTGCTGAAAACCTGCTGGTGCGCAAAGGATATTTTACCGAAGGTTCACACTCCAGCCTGTTTTTTGTAAAATACGGTGTGCTGCATACTCATCCCGAAGGTCCCGAGATTCTCTCTGGCGTTACTCGTGCAGAAGTGATTAATATTTGTGCCGACTTAAACATAAAGGTGGTTGAGAAGGCCGTGCATATTGATGAACTGGTAGAAGTAGATGAAATTTTTGTCACCGGCACCACCACGCAAATAATTCCTATAAGCTCTATTACCCACAAGAATAAAAAAGTCTATACTGCCAGAAAAGACAGCATTACCAGGAAATTACAAAAGGTTTTTATTGAGAGGACAAGGAAATAG
- a CDS encoding carboxypeptidase-like regulatory domain-containing protein, translated as MKQSFIILFLLCYNFSIAQENRVVGQVVDAVTSQALAYVNIVLEEQHKGTSTDAQGRFSFVIKGADTSASLKFSYVGFKTRNINLTDLNSRVVKLEPAVNSLSEVQLYNITENNSEKINDFRGRESIGLGNFSGGQFPSMIARYYARPENFKAGCFLEEVEVRFFSADIKTNRKSKFRLRILEVGENGKPGRDLLTSNLIIERGDNRFKTKIPMLRYRIPIPKEGFFVAVEHLFIEENKYIEEKDYRVYRQTDTLIYEDFKVVKYLPVFKGVLEEEDENFNSFFKDTNGWKKMNNLDNSHSVFKGGVPAPAFKITLTD; from the coding sequence ATGAAGCAAAGCTTTATCATACTGTTTTTGCTGTGCTACAATTTTTCTATAGCCCAGGAAAATCGTGTGGTAGGTCAGGTGGTAGATGCCGTTACTTCACAAGCCTTAGCCTATGTGAATATTGTTTTAGAAGAGCAACATAAAGGCACTTCTACAGATGCGCAGGGAAGATTTTCTTTTGTGATAAAAGGTGCAGATACTTCCGCTAGCTTAAAATTTAGTTACGTAGGTTTTAAAACCAGGAATATAAACCTCACCGATCTTAATAGCAGGGTTGTGAAATTGGAGCCAGCAGTAAACTCACTTTCTGAAGTTCAGTTATATAATATCACCGAAAATAATTCTGAAAAGATCAATGATTTTCGCGGAAGGGAAAGCATAGGTTTGGGGAATTTTAGCGGTGGGCAGTTTCCAAGTATGATAGCTCGCTACTACGCAAGACCCGAAAATTTTAAGGCAGGCTGCTTTTTGGAGGAGGTAGAGGTCCGGTTTTTTTCTGCCGATATAAAAACGAATAGGAAATCAAAGTTCAGGTTAAGAATATTAGAAGTTGGCGAAAACGGAAAACCAGGTAGAGATCTATTAACCTCGAATTTAATTATAGAACGCGGCGATAACCGTTTTAAAACTAAAATTCCAATGCTTAGGTATCGAATTCCTATACCAAAAGAAGGCTTTTTTGTAGCAGTAGAGCATTTGTTTATTGAAGAAAACAAGTATATTGAAGAAAAAGATTACCGTGTTTATAGGCAAACCGATACGCTTATTTACGAAGATTTTAAGGTAGTTAAATATTTGCCGGTGTTTAAAGGTGTGCTGGAAGAAGAGGATGAAAATTTCAATTCCTTTTTTAAGGATACTAATGGATGGAAAAAAATGAATAATTTAGATAATTCTCATTCGGTTTTTAAAGGAGGAGTTCCGGCGCCGGCTTTTAAAATAACCCTAACCGATTAA
- a CDS encoding fumarylacetoacetate hydrolase family protein: protein MKIICIGRNYTDHISELQNEKPEDPVIFLKPDTSILLKKQPFFIPDFSKEVHYEVEVLVKIKKVGKHIQEKFAHKYYDEIGLGIDFTARDLQQKLKEKGLPWEKAKAFDGAAVIGEKWLAKDSVADINMLNFSLKKNGETVQKSNTELMLWKIDELIAYVSQFFTLKIGDIIFTGTPAGVGKVSAEDRLTGFIEDKQIFSIQTK, encoded by the coding sequence ATGAAGATAATTTGTATAGGTAGAAATTACACCGATCATATTTCTGAATTACAGAACGAAAAACCTGAAGATCCGGTTATTTTTCTAAAACCTGATACTTCCATTTTATTAAAGAAACAACCTTTTTTTATACCAGATTTTTCTAAAGAAGTACATTATGAAGTAGAAGTTTTGGTAAAGATCAAAAAAGTAGGAAAACATATTCAGGAGAAATTTGCACATAAATATTATGATGAGATTGGCCTCGGAATAGATTTTACCGCGAGAGATCTTCAGCAAAAATTAAAAGAAAAAGGTTTGCCCTGGGAAAAGGCCAAAGCATTTGATGGCGCCGCGGTTATAGGCGAAAAATGGTTAGCTAAAGATTCGGTAGCCGATATAAATATGCTTAACTTTAGTTTAAAGAAGAACGGGGAAACCGTTCAAAAAAGCAACACAGAGCTGATGCTTTGGAAGATTGATGAACTAATTGCTTATGTTTCCCAATTTTTCACCTTAAAAATAGGCGATATTATATTTACAGGAACCCCGGCCGGAGTTGGCAAGGTTTCCGCAGAAGATAGATTAACAGGCTTTATAGAAGACAAACAAATATTTTCAATTCAAACAAAATAG
- a CDS encoding Hpt domain-containing protein, with protein MSNYNLSEVKEMAGGDDDFMKVVVQTFLEEIPPDVEAMNEAISNDNPTLAYQYAHKMKPNLQLFGLELMDEVKVIESWAKAGKKKDDVPEAATKITKKVNVATIALKRDFELE; from the coding sequence ATGAGCAACTACAATTTAAGTGAAGTTAAAGAAATGGCCGGTGGTGACGATGATTTCATGAAGGTGGTGGTGCAAACTTTTTTAGAGGAAATTCCGCCAGATGTAGAGGCGATGAATGAAGCTATTTCTAACGATAACCCAACACTGGCTTACCAATACGCCCATAAAATGAAACCAAATTTGCAACTTTTTGGATTGGAGCTTATGGATGAGGTAAAAGTGATAGAATCCTGGGCAAAGGCCGGAAAGAAAAAAGACGATGTACCTGAAGCTGCTACTAAAATAACCAAAAAGGTAAATGTGGCGACTATTGCCCTTAAAAGAGATTTTGAGCTGGAATGA
- a CDS encoding amidase family protein, producing the protein MKKLLLLLLLPALISCGNDQKSKEDLENNRETDSLETEKEMEFKVLDSRNISQDSLWAPFKSDLAQFSEEKYNELKPLIFDINIPEIQTAIKNGELTYKELSLFYLYRIQQFDRENELSLNSVISLNPNLLEEAEKKDEELKNAAENHPIFGIPVLLKDNINTENMATTAGAMALENNQTEDAFIVQQLKDNGALILGKANLSEWAYFFCNDCPSGYSAVGGQTLNPYGRKIFDTGGSSSGSAVAVAANLAPVAVGSETSGSILSPSSQNSVVGLKPTIGNLSRGGIVPISSYLDTPGPITKSVIDNAILYSAMIGEDKKDAASVEVKNADFNLENQNLEGKRFGAFKELMEDSLYNRAVQDLKDLGAEIVEFEAAEVEMDNFLRLLSLDMKKDLPEYFEKYGGETGFSSVEDIVKFNNEDSIARMPYGQSLFTGIIEDSADNATLDSIKSDLSAKGKKYFDAPMKEHNLDGILSINNYHAGFAAVAHYPAITVPMGYDQEGAPKGLTFFTKTSQEDKLYQWALAFEQTTNRRRSPENYE; encoded by the coding sequence ATGAAAAAACTTTTACTCCTTCTTTTACTTCCGGCTTTAATTTCCTGCGGAAACGATCAAAAATCTAAAGAAGATCTCGAAAATAATCGTGAAACAGATTCGCTAGAGACTGAAAAGGAAATGGAATTTAAAGTTTTAGATTCCAGGAATATTTCCCAGGATTCTTTATGGGCACCTTTTAAAAGCGACTTAGCTCAATTTTCTGAAGAAAAATATAATGAGCTGAAACCGCTTATTTTTGATATAAATATCCCCGAAATCCAAACGGCTATTAAGAATGGAGAACTTACTTATAAAGAACTTTCCCTTTTTTATCTCTATAGAATTCAGCAATTTGACCGTGAAAATGAGCTTTCTTTAAATTCGGTGATTTCTTTAAACCCTAATTTACTTGAAGAGGCAGAGAAAAAGGATGAGGAACTCAAAAATGCTGCAGAAAATCATCCTATTTTTGGAATTCCGGTTTTGCTTAAAGATAATATCAATACAGAAAATATGGCGACTACCGCCGGGGCTATGGCTTTGGAAAACAACCAAACCGAAGATGCTTTTATCGTTCAGCAATTAAAAGATAATGGTGCGCTAATCCTTGGGAAAGCCAATCTAAGCGAATGGGCATATTTCTTTTGCAATGATTGCCCAAGCGGATATTCTGCAGTTGGTGGGCAGACTTTAAATCCTTACGGTAGAAAGATTTTTGATACCGGTGGATCAAGTTCGGGTAGCGCGGTTGCTGTGGCTGCTAATTTGGCTCCTGTAGCGGTAGGATCAGAAACTTCCGGGTCTATTCTTTCACCTTCAAGTCAAAACTCTGTGGTAGGTTTAAAACCTACTATCGGTAATTTAAGTCGGGGTGGGATTGTTCCTATTTCAAGTTACCTCGATACGCCCGGGCCAATCACAAAATCTGTGATAGACAATGCGATCTTGTATTCAGCGATGATTGGTGAAGATAAAAAAGATGCTGCTTCAGTAGAAGTGAAAAACGCTGATTTTAATCTTGAAAATCAAAACCTGGAAGGAAAACGCTTTGGCGCTTTTAAAGAATTAATGGAAGATTCTCTTTATAATCGTGCAGTGCAGGATTTAAAAGATTTAGGAGCTGAAATTGTAGAATTTGAAGCTGCAGAAGTGGAGATGGATAATTTTCTTCGCTTATTAAGCCTGGATATGAAAAAAGATCTGCCTGAATATTTTGAAAAATATGGTGGTGAAACCGGTTTTTCTTCCGTAGAAGATATTGTGAAATTCAATAATGAAGATTCCATTGCAAGAATGCCTTACGGCCAGTCTTTATTCACCGGAATCATAGAAGATTCTGCAGATAATGCTACTTTGGATTCCATAAAAAGTGATCTAAGCGCAAAGGGTAAAAAGTATTTTGATGCTCCCATGAAGGAGCACAATTTAGATGGAATTTTATCCATCAATAATTATCACGCCGGTTTTGCAGCGGTAGCTCATTATCCTGCTATTACTGTTCCCATGGGTTATGACCAAGAGGGTGCCCCAAAAGGCCTGACATTCTTTACAAAAACATCTCAAGAAGATAAACTATACCAATGGGCATTAGCTTTCGAACAGACTACTAATCGCAGGAGATCTCCAGAAAATTACGAGTAA
- the rpmG gene encoding 50S ribosomal protein L33: protein MAKKGNRVQVILECTEHKATGQPGTSRYITTKNKKNTPDRMELKKFNPILKKMTVHKEIK, encoded by the coding sequence ATGGCAAAGAAAGGAAACAGGGTACAGGTTATACTAGAGTGTACAGAGCATAAAGCTACCGGACAACCGGGAACTTCAAGATACATTACTACCAAGAATAAAAAGAATACGCCGGACAGGATGGAATTAAAGAAATTTAATCCAATCCTTAAGAAAATGACGGTTCATAAAGAGATAAAATAA